The Thiohalorhabdus sp. Cl-TMA genome contains the following window.
GACGGTCCGCCGCATCGAGCAGACCCGCGAGAACCTGGACCGCGTGGAGGATCTGCGCGGCGAGCTGGGGGATCGCCTGGAGAAGCTCGGCGAGCAGGCGGAGGTGGCCAAGAAGTACAAGGCGCTCAAGCAGGAGCAGCGCGAGGTTGACCACCAGCTGCTGGGCGCGCGCTACCGCGACCAGCAGCGGGCCCTGGAGACCAAGCAGGGCGAGGTGCGCCACCTGGAGACGGAGCTGGAGGCGGCCCGCCGCAAGGTTACGGAGGCCGAAGGCGAGGTTGAGCGCCAGCGGCTGGCCTACGAGGAGGCCAGCGAGGCGGTGAACGAGGCCCAGGGCCGCTATTACGCCCGTGAATCGGAGATCGCCGCCCTGGAGCGCGAGCAGGAGCACGCCCGGCGCGAGCAGCAGCGCCTGGAGGAGGAGCGGGACGCCGCCGCCGCGGAGATCGCCGAGCTGGAGGAGCGCCTCGCCGAGCACCAGACCCGGATCGAGGATTCCGCCGGCGAGCAGGAGGGGCTCAACGAGGAAGTGGAGCGCCTCGTCGAGCGCCATGAGCAGGCGTCGGAGGCCCTGGAGGCGGCCCGGGAGCGGCAGCGCACCGCCGAAGAGACCGAGCAGCAGGCCCGGGAGGCGGTGCAGGAGCCCGCCCGGGAAGCGAGTCTCCAGGAAGAGCGCATGCAGCAGGCGGAACGTCGCCTGGAGGCCGTCTCGGAGCGCCGGGCCGCGCGCGAGCGGGAGCTGGCCGAGCTGGAGTCCCGAGCGGCCGAGGTGGATACCGAGAGCGCTGCCAGCGAACGTGAGGCCACCGAGGAGCGCCGCGATGCCCTCCGGGAGCGCGTGGAGGCGGCCGAAACGGCCCTGCGGGACCGGGAGCGGGAGCGCGACGAGGTGGCCGAGGCGGTGAGCGAGGAACGCCACCAGCGCGAGCGGACCGCCGCGCAGCTGGAATCGCTGCGGGCCCTGGAGCGCCGCGGCGAGGATCTCGATGCGGCCGCCCGAGAGCTGCTCGAGCGGGTGAATCACGACCGCGATCAGCTGCTCGGGGGCCGCTTGCGCGTGGCGCCGGGCTGGGAAACCGCGGTGGAAGAGGTGCTGGCGGAGCGTCTCAATGCCCTGGTGGCGCAGGGCGCCGAATGGGACGACCTGCTGGGCTGGATGCGCGAGCGGGAGGGCGGGCGCTTCCCGGCGGTGCGTCCAAGCGAAGGCCGGGATAGCGCCTCCGGGGCCGTCGGCTCCCTCATGGAGCTGGTGGGGTGTGTGCCCGAGCTGCGCCCGGTGGTGGCGGAGTGGCTGGCCGGTGTCCATGCCGCCGACGATCTGGATACTGCCCTGGAGCAGGCGAGTACGCTGGATGCCGGGGAATACTTCGTCACACCGGCCGGCGACCGGGTGGGCCGCGACTGGGTGGTGGTGCACCGTGGCGAGAGCGACGCCAGCACCTCCTGGCTGCAGCGGCGCCGGGAGATCGAGGGCCTGGAGGAGCGGCTGGCCGGCGAGGAGGCCCGCACCACGGAGGCCGAGGAGCGGCTGGAGGAGGCCCGGGGTGCTTACGAGGGTGCCCGCGAGCACCTGGAAAGCGCCCGTGCCGAGCTCCAGGAGGCCGAGGAGACTGTGCGAGCGGCCCGGGACGCCGAAAGCCGCCAACAAGCCGAGGCCGACCGCCTGGCCGAGCGCGATGGGCACCTGCGCAGCGAGCTGAAGCAGCTGGCCGAGGAAGCGGAGAACGAGCGGCTGGCCAAGGAGGAGGCCGCCGAATCGGCGGCCGCGGCCCGGGAGCGCGAGCGCGAGCTGGGCGGCTCCCTGGAGCAGTACCAGCGGGAGCGCAGCGAGGCCCAGGCGGCCGCCGCCGAAGCGGAGACCCGGGAGCGGGAAGCCCGCGAGGAGCTTGGTCAGGCCCGGTCCCGCCTACAGAGCCTGGAGGCGGCCCGCGCCGAGGCGGAGCGCCATACCCAGTGGGCCACCGAGGAGCTGGAAAAGCGCCGCCAGCGCCACCGGGAGCTGGAGGAGCGCCTGGCGGAGCGCGGCGAGCCCACCGAGGATGTCCGCGAGCGCT
Protein-coding sequences here:
- the smc gene encoding chromosome segregation protein SMC; amino-acid sequence: MKLRRIKLSGFKSFVDPTTIPLPSRITSVVGPNGCGKSNIVDAVRWVLGEGSAKHLRGGHMTDFIFNGSDNRAPVSRAVAELVFDNREGTMGGPYAAYDEISVKRAVDRDGNSEYYLNGSRCRRKDITDLFLGTGLGPRAYAIIEQGMIARTVEARPEDRRFMLEEAAGVTRYKERRKETVRRIEQTRENLDRVEDLRGELGDRLEKLGEQAEVAKKYKALKQEQREVDHQLLGARYRDQQRALETKQGEVRHLETELEAARRKVTEAEGEVERQRLAYEEASEAVNEAQGRYYARESEIAALEREQEHARREQQRLEEERDAAAAEIAELEERLAEHQTRIEDSAGEQEGLNEEVERLVERHEQASEALEAARERQRTAEETEQQAREAVQEPAREASLQEERMQQAERRLEAVSERRAARERELAELESRAAEVDTESAASEREATEERRDALRERVEAAETALRDRERERDEVAEAVSEERHQRERTAAQLESLRALERRGEDLDAAARELLERVNHDRDQLLGGRLRVAPGWETAVEEVLAERLNALVAQGAEWDDLLGWMREREGGRFPAVRPSEGRDSASGAVGSLMELVGCVPELRPVVAEWLAGVHAADDLDTALEQASTLDAGEYFVTPAGDRVGRDWVVVHRGESDASTSWLQRRREIEGLEERLAGEEARTTEAEERLEEARGAYEGAREHLESARAELQEAEETVRAARDAESRQQAEADRLAERDGHLRSELKQLAEEAENERLAKEEAAESAAAARERERELGGSLEQYQRERSEAQAAAAEAETREREAREELGQARSRLQSLEAARAEAERHTQWATEELEKRRQRHRELEERLAERGEPTEDVRERLQAALEARTEAEQELGERRKAAEEVQAALSEAQQRRTEAEAEVESRRTALEEERQNLNKAEVRLEEVESRIQEAGTTPRECLAYLADDADAKALERRRGELQKSIDALGTVNLAAIEEFEEVSQRKTHLDEQAADLEEALGTLESAIQRIDAETRNLFRETFEAVDANFRSLFPRLFGGGRAYLAMTDTRSSRGGEESEAEESEAEADPLYAGIDVMAQPPGKKVRSINLLSGGEKALTAVALTFAMFQLNPAPFCVLDEVDAPLDDANVGRYGELLQEMAESTQFIVISHNKITMQASDQLVGVTMAEPGVSRMVSVSVEEGAELVEGG